The following is a genomic window from Bacillus paramycoides.
AGAAATGCTCAGGCAAATGTATAAAGGAACCAAGAAGGAAGATAACATGTATGCAATACGAGAGCACATGCTACGTCATGATGTATACCTAGACCGACAATACAGAGGTTATTATTATTTAAGTCAACAAATCGAAGAAAATCTGTATGGTGATGAACAGGCTGTCTCCTGGAATGAGCTATTAAATGAATATCAACTTTTTAAGGATGGTAAAGGGAGTATGTCCATTAAACCAAAAGGATGGGGTTAATTAGTATGACAATCATTGGGGAACTGGGTATTGTATATGGCCTGACGGGTGCTTCAGTTTTAGGAATAAAATTGTTAAAGAAGAAAGGTTTTTACCTTCCAGGTTGGTTGCTACGTGCGGGTCTTAAATGCTTACTAATTGGAACGGTTTGGTACGTACTAATGGATATACTAGATGTGTTTCTACGTTAGTATTACATCTGGTAGTTGAAAATGATTGTAATAGCGCATCTTAAACGTTTTTTCTAAGCATCCATACAAGCTCAACTACCTTAATGGAGGTATGGAGGAATGTTATCACTTTTATTAATTCCAGCAACCTTTTTAACTGTAGCTTATTTTTATCAAAGTAACGGAACGAGTGATAAGAAAAAAATTACAACATTTTTTGAAATTGCAAAGATATGTGTTCAGCATAAAGGGGAACTAAAATACCCAATTTTTATAAAAGAAATAGAAGATGGCATAAGTATGAATTATGTTTACAAGTTACCACTCGGCGTACCAAGTCAACTTATCAAAAAATTAGCTGTAGTATTAGAAGAAGGACTATATAAACCTGTTAAAATATTGTTCCATCAAAGAGAGCTTCATATTCGCGTATTTAAGCGACAAATACCTGAAATGTGGAATTGGTCTAGGGATCTGTTAAAAGAGCACACATGGAGAGTTATGATCGGGAAAGCGCTAGATAAATATGTATATCATGATTTCGAGAAAACACCGCATATGTGTGTGGCGGGTATGACGCGTTTTGGAAAGACAGTATTTTTAAAAAATGTGATGACTAGTTTGATTTTACAACAATCTCAACACGTGAATTTTTTTATTATCGATTTGAAAGAAGGACTAGAATTTAGTCCTTACAAAGAGTTATCCCAAGTTGTAGAAGTTGCTGAAAATCCGGAACAGGCGTTAGAAATGTTGATAAGGGTACGTGAAAAGATGGTAAAACAGATTGAAATGATGAAAAAGTCCTATTTTACCAATATCATAGACACATCAATTAAAGAACGTTGCTTTATTATAGTCGATGAAGGGGCAAATCTATGTCCTACACAGGGATTACCTAAAAAACAACGTGATGTATTATTTTTGTGCCAGGAGATGTTGTCCGAAGTCGCAAGAATTGGAGGTGGTTTAGGGTTTCGGCTCCTATTTTGTACGCAATATCCAACCTCGGATACATTACCAAGACAAATTAAACAAAATGCTGATGCAAAAATAGGCTTTCGATTACCGACTGCGGTCGCTTCCCAGGTCGCTTTGGATGAATCAGGACTGGAGGATCTGCCATCCCTGCCAGGAAGAGCATTATTTAAGACTGATCGTACAGAAGAAATTCAAGTACCTTTTTTAAAAGATACAGATATGTGGGAGTTGTTGAAGAAATATAAGGTGGTGAAGCAATATGAGGCATCAAACACTCAAACAGAAAGCGAGACAAATCGAGATTTTATCCACTTTGAGTAAGTTAGATTTTGCAACCAGGAGGCAATTACAAGCAATTCACTGTCTAGGGAGCATTCGAAACGCAAATCGTGTATTAAAGGATCTACATTCATATTGCCACATTACAAAAATGGCTCGTGAACACGTATATTATTTAAACAAAAAGGGACGGGATTTATTAGGCTTTACAAAAGAAGTAAAGAAGAATAGTCAATTACAGCACATATTAATGCGAAATGAAAGCTGGATGTGGCTTGGTTTTCCAGAATGGAAAACAGAAAGACCTATAGATTTTTCAATTAATGGTCAACGGTATCAAATCATACCTGATGCAACGTACTTTGAGGGTAATGTCCCCCATTTTATTGAAATAGATCGCATGCAACACATGAAGGTAAACGAACATAAAATACAGTTATATGGCCATATAACAGATATCTATAAAAGACAGAATGCTATTGTTCCAGTAATTATTTTTTTTACACTATCAGACTATAGACAATCAAAGTTAGAGCAATATGCTGTAAAACAAAATGTGTTTATGAGAACTTTTGTGATGAATGATATTTTCTGATTAAAGCCAAAAATCTTGATGATCTACATTTTTATTAGTTAGCTTTTTTAAAGCCCTAATAATTTTGTTACCGTTTTTTAGAGATGGATGAAAAGCGCTTCCTTTACACAACCGACTAATGGTTCCTCTACTAACACCACTCTCTTTAGCGATATCTTGTTGTGTTAAATGGTGCTTATCTAGGAATTTACCAAATTTACTTCTGGGCTTGCCAATATCAAACCAATTCATTATATTCACCTCAATTAATCTAAGTTTTTTACTACTAGCTTGTCCTTAAGTTCAAGATTTAAAACATGTCAATTAATTAACATGTTTTAAATCTTAAATGCATATAATAAACAAAATAATAAAATGAAAAAACTTGTAATAATTTTGTGGAATCTAGCATTCATAATAATAGCTACAAGTTGCTGATACACTATTCTAATGGCAACTTGTTGCAAAAGGTATTCCTATAAAATTAAAAGCCTAAACTCGTTGGTGCACAAGGGTTTAGGCTTTTCTTAATTTATGGAGTAATGAAAACAAGTTTAATAAATTAAAAGATACTATATTGTTCGTTGGTCGAATATTGAAGAAATATATATAATTTCACGTACCATAATGGTAATAAAAAATATTTTCTAAATGATTGTATAACGTAAAACAATAGGAAAACAATGAGAACTAATATTTTGTTTTTTCGGAGGGTGAAATGAAGTTTGATTACTCAAAATGCATGAATCTAATGATTTTTAGCTTAGACCTTTGTTCATTTTTTTCCAGTTTTGCGTGTGTCATGAAGGGATTAGATCCATTAAAAGTAAAATTAGCTGTCGTTGGGGATGGAAATAGAAATGAATCTATTGTGTTGGCTACCACTCCTGAACTTAAAAAATTAGGTATCTCCACAGCAGCAACCAGACTATAAGAAATACCAAGAGGTCCAAATTTAATTGAGGAGCTACCACTGGTTCCGCACCATTCATATATTCCTTTTACTTTCGACGCACTTTTGAGAGTATATGATATTGTCTCATAATCCGTAATACTTTTTATGATTCACAGACAGTCCCATTTATCTAAGAGTGGTGGTCACTCTTAGATATCCATAACGTAATTTATGCTTAAGACAGACGGTCTTTATCCTCTCTTCTATATCATTTCTAAGACGTTCCGTTCGCTGTAACCAGCGATAAAATGTGGAACAGGGTTTCTAATAAGCTACATAATTCTCTTACAGTTATTTTTGTTTTGCATAGTAACTGCAGTTTCTGGTTTCAACCCCTTTCGATTTCCAGATACTTTCTACTCAATAAGATAGTTTAAAAAAACACCGAGAAAATTATTACAATGATACTTGTACACTAGATGCCAACTTTCAATTTATAACGGTGTCATAAACTAGGATGCCCTGTAATTATATTCCGTTAAGGGGATATAATTACATGTTTTTAAACTATAGGTGGGTTAACCTTAAAAACAGAGCTTCCTGTAATCTTTTTATCCACTCTGTTGCCCTATTGCCTATCAAGAGCATCCCACGTAATTGGACCTACTGTTCCATCAGCAACTAGATTAAATGCTAATTGAAATTCTATAACTGCTTGCTTTGTCTTTTCACCAAAGATTCCATCACTTGTTTCTGTAAAAAATCCAGCTTCCTTAAGTGCTTCTTGAAGTTGTATCACAAATTCCCCTGTATCACCAATACGTAGAATTGGCCGAGTGGAATTAGGTTTTAAATTTTTCATTTCTAAGTGTGGATTATCTTTAAATGAGATCCAATCTCCTCCCCATTTAAATCCCAATTCCTTTGCGATTGTTACTACCCGCATCCATTTATCGTTAACTTCCCAAAGAGGTTTACTACCATCCTCACTCATTACAACAAAGTCAATTGCTACCCCAAAATTATGGTTAGATTCTCCAGGTTTTGCACGCGTTACTATTGGCTTACTTAAATCACCATATTCTTTTCCATTATAAATGTATGTTTTTCTCCCTTGACCAAATAAAGCTGCCTGTTCTTCCATACTTCTAAAACCAGAGGTAATTTGAACATATATATTTTCTTCATAAGCGCGCTTAATAAGCTCCAATGCAGATTCTTTAACAATAATATGAATACCATCTTTCATATTCCTAATAGAACGCTCTAATAAAATTTCTAATGTAACAGTCATTATAATTACCTCCATCAATTCATATCGTTTATTCTTTCTCAAAAACTTTAAATTATGATAAAGAGAAAACTGGAAAATGTTCTCTGAAAAGAACGTTATTTTTGCTTTTCTTCTAACATCATTAAGGTAAAGGCTAGTATCTATTCATTTATAAAATAGTCCTTACTGGGTATTCTAATTTTTAGAAGGAATAACATGTTTAAAAGTGGAGGGATTCTAATGCCTGAAAATATTTCAATTTCTGGACAAGTACAAGGGTATAATAGAGAACCGATTTGTAACATTAAAGTGTTAGTATTTAAAGATGAAAATTATGTAAGTCACACATTCACCGATAATGATGGTAAATACCAGTTATCTATACCATCTAATAATTTGATTAGTGTTTGCTTCAATACGCATGCTACGTTCGCAAATGCAAAAGAATGGCATCCATCTGTTGTTTCAAACATAGACACTCGACAAGACGTCATAATCAATCGTTTTCTTATGCGCGTAGGCGCGAGTAATGGGGCTATGGCTGAAATAGACGCGCTCACAGCTTATCAATTTTGTGTAATGTGGACTAATATAGACACCAATCTTGAACGAGGCTATGCCGAGTATACCGCTTTTCGCCTTTCACAAATGAAGCAACCTTTACGTGAGCTTGATGAATTTCGAAGGAAATTAGAAGAATTTTTCTTAAAAATATCTAAATCCACATAATTACTGTTTGTTTTTGAATAATCCCTAATTAGTACATCTAATGCAGAAGAGCAATTTATAATGAAGAATGTAATTTTTATGAATATTCTTTAAGGAAGGAACTCACAAAAGTACCTTCCTTTTTATGTGCTCATTGAAGAATATTTCATTTAATAGCATAGATTTCACCTTATTTCCTTGAAAAATCCCCTTAATTTTACAAAAAATGCAAACTTTCGCTGTACTACATTTATTTCGTACCTGAAATCACTATTTTAAACCTTCATGTTTTTCAAAAGAAATCTTCTGTTAGAAAAAAGATCAAGAACAAAACTATAACATTTTATTTTTTCTTTCTAACTTGTTTCTTTTCAAAATATGTAATACTTCCTAAATATAAAAACAATTGATTAAATGTAAAAAGATGAATCCAAATGAAAACACTCCCCATTAATAAAACAATCGTTGTTGGTAGACCACTTAGTAAGAACTGTAAAAATTGATTTTCGTATGAAGCACCACCATACCTATTCCAATAAAAAATAAATAAACAAATTAGCAATAAAAAC
Proteins encoded in this region:
- a CDS encoding peptidoglycan-binding protein, whose product is MTVTLEILLERSIRNMKDGIHIIVKESALELIKRAYEENIYVQITSGFRSMEEQAALFGQGRKTYIYNGKEYGDLSKPIVTRAKPGESNHNFGVAIDFVVMSEDGSKPLWEVNDKWMRVVTIAKELGFKWGGDWISFKDNPHLEMKNLKPNSTRPILRIGDTGEFVIQLQEALKEAGFFTETSDGIFGEKTKQAVIEFQLAFNLVADGTVGPITWDALDRQ
- a CDS encoding FtsK/SpoIIIE domain-containing protein; translation: MLSLLLIPATFLTVAYFYQSNGTSDKKKITTFFEIAKICVQHKGELKYPIFIKEIEDGISMNYVYKLPLGVPSQLIKKLAVVLEEGLYKPVKILFHQRELHIRVFKRQIPEMWNWSRDLLKEHTWRVMIGKALDKYVYHDFEKTPHMCVAGMTRFGKTVFLKNVMTSLILQQSQHVNFFIIDLKEGLEFSPYKELSQVVEVAENPEQALEMLIRVREKMVKQIEMMKKSYFTNIIDTSIKERCFIIVDEGANLCPTQGLPKKQRDVLFLCQEMLSEVARIGGGLGFRLLFCTQYPTSDTLPRQIKQNADAKIGFRLPTAVASQVALDESGLEDLPSLPGRALFKTDRTEEIQVPFLKDTDMWELLKKYKVVKQYEASNTQTESETNRDFIHFE
- a CDS encoding replication-relaxation family protein codes for the protein MRHQTLKQKARQIEILSTLSKLDFATRRQLQAIHCLGSIRNANRVLKDLHSYCHITKMAREHVYYLNKKGRDLLGFTKEVKKNSQLQHILMRNESWMWLGFPEWKTERPIDFSINGQRYQIIPDATYFEGNVPHFIEIDRMQHMKVNEHKIQLYGHITDIYKRQNAIVPVIIFFTLSDYRQSKLEQYAVKQNVFMRTFVMNDIF
- a CDS encoding helix-turn-helix transcriptional regulator — protein: MNWFDIGKPRSKFGKFLDKHHLTQQDIAKESGVSRGTISRLCKGSAFHPSLKNGNKIIRALKKLTNKNVDHQDFWL
- a CDS encoding damage repair protein, which codes for MKFDYSKCMNLMIFSLDLCSFFSSFACVMKGLDPLKVKLAVVGDGNRNESIVLATTPELKKLGISTAATRL